A window of Ruminiclostridium herbifermentans genomic DNA:
TGCAGAAGGCAGTACCAACTAGTAAATCAGGGAAAAAGACATATGCTATCTCATTATTTAAAGATTGGGACGGCAACATGATGTGTATGGCAAAACAGCCAACTTGTCTGTATGGATATGATGAGTTGGGATTTGTATTAGCAAAGGCAGATGGTTCTGATTATCAGAGTATTATTGATTCAGATTCAATGTATAGCAGAGTGTTGAAATTCTATTATGATGCAAATAAGGAAGGTCTTGTTGACCCTGAATCTACAACACAGAGTTACGATACTATGTACACAAAATATCAGGATGGACAAATTTTATATTCACCATGGCCATGGTTGGGTCAGTCTGCATTTAATACTCCTGAAAATAAAGCAGAAGGTAAGGGCTTTATGATTGCTCCTATTGATGATATGAAGATTTTCTCTTATGGCTGCAGACCAGTTGGAGATAAGACCTTTATGGCTATCGGAAGCAAAGCGGAAGACCCTGAAAGATTAGCGGACTTCATTGACTGGTTATACTCTCCAGAAGGAGTTCTTATATCCTGTACTCAAAACATAGGTTCAAGTGGTCCAGAAGGCTTAACTTGGGAAATGGTTGATGGTAAACCTGCTTTAACTGAATTTGGTTGGAAAGCTTTCTATGAAGGCGGTAACACTCCAGTACCTGAAGAATGGGGTGGAGGTACATGGAAAGATGGTGTTTCTGCATTAAATTTTGTTACTGTATTGCCAAGTGATATTAATCCAAATACAGGGGTTCCATATAACTATACTCTGTGGGATTCTGTATTAGAGAAGAATAAAACTGCTCTCGATGAGGATTGGCAGGCAAAGATGGGTGCTAAGACTACACTTGAATACCTAGAAAAAAATAATCAAGTACTTGTAGCTCCTGGAAGCAGCTATATAGCTCCAGCCGAGGATTCAGAAATCAAGACATTAAGAGGACAATGCAGATCCATTATTGTTGAGTACTCATGGAAAATGGTATTTGCATCAAGTGATGATGAATTCTATAGTTTACAAAAAGAGATGCAGGAAACTGTAAAGGGTCTTGGTTATGATAAAGTATTAGCAATAGACATGAAAAATGCTAAGGATCAGAATGCAGCAAGAGTAGCTGCAGCAGCTGCGTCAAAATAATTTTGTACATATAAACTATAGAAGCAATTAAAAGAGAACTTCCTAAAACTAGAGGATTATTGCTAGCCAAGAAAAAATGAGAATGTTGCGAAATAACATTTTCTGTATACTGATGTCTTGTTGCATGAAATAGTACAAAGTAGCAATATAATCTAATTGCGAAGTTCGATTAGAAATTGATGCTAGAATTAGTAGGTGAAGAACAAGTATTGTATCCGACACAGATACAGGATGTAGCTGTGAGTATTGAGCCGAGACAGGATGCCTTGGTCATACGTTCGGCTAAAGTACTTGTTTTTCACCGTAATTATTTCAGCGTCAATTTCGTGAGTGAGCATTAGATTATACTACACGGGAGTACTATTTAGGCAGTTTACTTGTTTATTTATTATTTCTTGTTTTACAACATCTCACATTGTTTTCAGACGATATTAATATCTCATGTTTGGCATACTCACTGCTGATGTAGTGTAATTTTTTAAAATTAAATTTATTTTATGCTAGGCTTTATAAAGCATAATTGAATTTGATAAATTAAATTCGATAGTAAGTTTTTTTGAAAGGATAACCATATGATAAACAGCAGCAAAATCAACAAAATAGTATATGGAGGAGACTATAATCCTGAGCAGTGGGGAGAAGATATCTGGAAAGAAGATATGCGATTGTTCTCGTTGGCAGGAATTGATATTGTAACGCTCAATGTATTTAGCTGGGCATTACTGCAGCCCAATGAAGATACCTATAATTTTGAACTTCTTGACAAAATCATGGACTTAGTAAAATCTCATGGCTTAAAAGTGTGCTTGGCTACTTCAACTGCGGCACATCCTGCATGGATGGCTAAAAAATACCCAGATATTTTGAGAACTGATTTTAATGGTATAAAGCGTAAATTTGGCGGCAGACATAATTCTTGTCCAAACAGTGTCACATATAAAAAATTCTCTGTGGCACTAGCCAAAGAATTAGCAAACCGCTATAAAAATTTTGACAATATTGTGGCTTGGCATATTTCCAATGAATACGGCGGAGAGTGCTATTGTGAAAATTGTGAAAAGGCATTTAGGTTATGGCTAAAAAACAAATATAAAACCTTAACAGAATTAAATAGGGTGTGGAATACAGCATTTTGGGGGCATACATTTTATGATTGGGATGAAATAGTACTGCCCAATATGTTAAGTGAACATTTTGAATATGATAGAACCATGTTCCAAAGTATTTCCCTTGATTATAGAAGATTCAATTCTGACAGTATATTAGAGTGTTACAAGGCTGAGTATAATGTCATTAAAACAATAACTCCTGATATTCCAATTACGACTAATTTGATGGGCTTTTATAAGCCACTGGATTATCATAAATGGGCAAAATATATGGATTTTGCATCTTGGGACAGCTACCCTGCAAATGATGCTTCTGTTGCTGATATGGCTATGAATCACGATTTGATTCGTGGATTAAAAGGAGGTATGCCTT
This region includes:
- a CDS encoding extracellular solute-binding protein encodes the protein MKKKLLSVLLSGILMTSVLVGCGDTSADKAENKTAPKTVDSTATGAAKYPEFLTVDVFDSLANYQGIMSGWYAKIVKEKFNMELNIIAPNVAGGGDTLFQTRSAAGELGDLIIISAESGRMQDVVTAGLLYDVTDLFASRKNISKYKAAIDSLNSMVDGDRVYGIPASVSEQPATTPSEGLDLTFGPYVRWDAYKLAGYPQIKTLEDLLPVFKAMQKAVPTSKSGKKTYAISLFKDWDGNMMCMAKQPTCLYGYDELGFVLAKADGSDYQSIIDSDSMYSRVLKFYYDANKEGLVDPESTTQSYDTMYTKYQDGQILYSPWPWLGQSAFNTPENKAEGKGFMIAPIDDMKIFSYGCRPVGDKTFMAIGSKAEDPERLADFIDWLYSPEGVLISCTQNIGSSGPEGLTWEMVDGKPALTEFGWKAFYEGGNTPVPEEWGGGTWKDGVSALNFVTVLPSDINPNTGVPYNYTLWDSVLEKNKTALDEDWQAKMGAKTTLEYLEKNNQVLVAPGSSYIAPAEDSEIKTLRGQCRSIIVEYSWKMVFASSDDEFYSLQKEMQETVKGLGYDKVLAIDMKNAKDQNAARVAAAAASK